Proteins from one Streptosporangium becharense genomic window:
- a CDS encoding DUF305 domain-containing protein, producing MIFSLSLLAGCTATEPEGPAALVAGSGAPVIVPGGPGDAGRTATPGERLGESEAGVTAADVRFAEDMIPHHRQALEMAGLVEARTSSQPVRRLAERITAAQRPEIGAMTAWLRALGRTAGGHEDHTVSPEQMNELRTARGAAFDRLFLTLMIDHHEAALTMAGRQLREGSDRAMLATAKDVLSGQSTEITRMRRLLRSGT from the coding sequence GTGATCTTTTCGCTATCGCTTCTCGCGGGCTGCACCGCCACCGAGCCCGAGGGGCCCGCCGCGCTCGTCGCCGGCTCCGGCGCCCCGGTGATCGTCCCGGGCGGTCCCGGCGACGCGGGCCGCACCGCCACGCCGGGCGAGCGGCTCGGTGAGTCGGAAGCGGGGGTCACGGCGGCCGACGTCAGGTTCGCCGAGGACATGATCCCGCACCACAGGCAGGCTCTGGAGATGGCGGGGCTGGTGGAGGCGCGGACCTCGTCGCAGCCCGTGCGGAGACTCGCCGAGCGGATCACCGCCGCGCAGCGGCCCGAGATCGGCGCGATGACGGCGTGGCTGCGGGCCCTCGGCCGCACGGCGGGCGGCCACGAGGACCACACGGTGAGCCCGGAGCAGATGAACGAGCTCAGGACGGCCAGGGGAGCGGCCTTCGACCGGCTCTTCCTGACCCTCATGATCGATCACCACGAGGCGGCGCTGACCATGGCCGGCCGGCAGCTGCGCGAGGGCAGCGACCGGGCCATGCTGGCCACGGCCAAGGACGTCCTGTCCGGGCAGAGCACCGAGATCACCCGGATGCGGCGCCTGCTCCGTTCCGGGACCTGA
- a CDS encoding SsgA family sporulation/cell division regulator encodes MNSATVSAELGLRLVVPDRTTVPLLAGLSYTAGDPYAIRMAFHVGNDEPVEWIFARELLTVGIVRRVGDGDVQVWPARADGERTLHISLTSPFGQALFEVPLAPLTEFLHRTYELVPAGRETDFMDLDAELSNMLWSS; translated from the coding sequence ATGAACAGCGCCACCGTCTCTGCCGAGCTAGGCCTTCGGCTTGTGGTCCCCGACCGTACCACCGTCCCCCTGCTCGCCGGGCTCAGCTACACGGCCGGTGATCCGTACGCGATCAGAATGGCCTTCCATGTGGGGAACGACGAACCGGTCGAGTGGATCTTCGCCCGCGAGTTGCTGACCGTCGGCATCGTGCGGCGGGTCGGCGACGGAGACGTGCAGGTCTGGCCCGCGCGCGCCGACGGCGAGCGCACCCTGCACATCAGTCTCACGTCGCCGTTCGGACAGGCCCTGTTCGAGGTGCCGCTGGCTCCGCTGACGGAGTTCCTGCACCGCACGTACGAACTGGTCCCGGCGGGTCGCGAGACCGACTTCATGGATCTCGACGCCGAGCTCAGCAACATGCTCTGGAGTTCCTGA